The Xiphophorus couchianus chromosome 5, X_couchianus-1.0, whole genome shotgun sequence genome includes a region encoding these proteins:
- the aftpha gene encoding aftiphilin a isoform X3, giving the protein MEPDVIRMYSSSPPPMEDGAEEEDDEFGDFGTFSGVPSSVSFSELDTPTSFDQNQALTATSPPDLHNGSGVLGFFHPPFGEPNKANGRLAVRPSERTDARKTASFSQDVSVDCNGEDAEVLTNGFVTFDLQGSPSSQDSVSSHARGPSTEGGDGVPVQEDGVQKDGFADFAAFSDSEETQSQRDREGPPGTSICPQDREGPPGTSVQPRDLDSPAETSVCPQNGERGAEDAVRDIHRAEAPPGSCNMDRGPDCPLGDACLSVCTTGRLSPNGTEDEDESREAGDERSSETSLGRLLSTDGLEDLGDISTTGSSPPPPGDAATPAGDDFGDFGDATSFGAQGFSDFEQNRPDGPEPPEPVGSESEDDFGDFNSPKVLGGQRDGDGDGDGGTFADFPSSESFGNFSSVKDGEDDSGWSAFSEQNQNQNQEDGESWAAFSSEPSGKEDRDEEREDAGRTVPLPGALSGRLEKLFLSSFPVSSAHSQQQVGEGQLVETLKVLLEPRGEEEERLSSRSARGGGVWTQLQDVHEALGLRYQWGGSHGNKVLLCCLGIDTRNILFTGQKKQPVIVPMYAAGLGMLEPTKEPLKPVSAAEMIASIALMPPAVAEKSSIQPDTVQQEALPPVQFDWSSSGLTNPLDASGGSALLNLDFFGPVEDSGSSSSASIPGVDPELFELTTAKLDPSGASSRVADAFARLMSTMEKTSTSTRKPRREENLSDEASKVIAALPDLSFMQAKVLMFPATLTPLCSHATPD; this is encoded by the exons ATGGAGCCAGACGTGATCCGGATGTACTCTTCATCGCCGCCACCGATGGAGGACGGCGCAGAGGAAGAGGACGATGAGTTTGGGGACTTTGGGACGTTCTCCGGCGTCCCCAGCAGCGTCAGCTTCTCCGAGTTGGACACGCCGACGTCCTTTGACCAGAATCAGGCGCTGACCGCCACCTCGCCGCCCGACCTTCACAACGGCAGCGGGGTGCTGGGCTTTTTCCACCCCCCCTTTGGCGAGCCGAACAAGGCCAACGGCCGCCTGGCGGTCCGTCCCTCAGAGCGGACGGACGCCAGGAAGACGGCGTCCTTCTCGCAGGATGTCTCTGTTGATTGCAACGGTGAAGATGCAGAGGTCCTGACCAACGGgtttgtgacctttgaccttcaggGAAGCCCCTCCTCACAAGACTCTGTCTCGTCTCATGCCAGAGGACCATCCACGGAGGGCGGGGACGGCGTCCCGGTCCAAGAGGACGGCGTCCAAAAGGACGGGTTTGCAGactttgctgctttttctgACTCTGAAGAGACGCAGAGTCAGAGGGACAGGGAGGGCCCACCGGGGACATCCATCTGTCCCCAGGACAGGGAGGGCCCACCGGGGAC ATCCGTCCAACCCAGAGACCTGGACAGTCCAGCGGAGACATCCGTCTGTCCCCAAAACGGTGAGCGGGGAGCAGAGGACGCAGTGAGGGACATCCACCGGGCCGAGGCCCCCCCCGGCTCCTGTAACATGGACCGGGGCCCGGACTGTCCCCTGGGGGACGCGTGTCTCTCTGTTTGCACTACGGGGCGTCTGTCCCCGAACGGGACCGAGGACGAGGACGAGTCCCGGGAGGCAGGGGATGAGCGTAGCTCGGAGACGTCTCTGGGCCGGCTGCTGTCCACGGACGGCCTGGAGGACCTGGGGGACATCAGCACCACGGGGTCGTCCCCGCCGCCGCCAGGGGACGCCGCCACGCCCGCCGGGGACGACTTTGGAGACTTTGGGGACGCCACGTCCTTCGGCGCTCAGGGCTTTTCTGACTTTGAGCAGAACCGACCGGACGGTCCGGAACCTCCAGAACCTGTTGGGTCCGAGTCAGAGGACGACTTCGGGGACTTCAACTCCCCTAAGGTCCTCGGCGGACAGCGGGACGGAGACGGGGACGGGGACGGGGGGACGTTTGCCGACTTTCCCAGCAGTGAGAGTTTCGGGAACTTTAGCTCAGTGAAAGACGGTGAGGACGACTCGGGCTGGAGCGCCTTCAgcgagcagaaccagaaccagaaccaggaggatgGAGAATCCTGGGCGGCGTTCAGCTCAGAGCCGAGCGGCAAGGAGGACCGGGACGAAGAAAGAGAGGACGCCGGGAGGACGGTGCCGCTGCCG ggggcgctgtcCGGCCGTCTGGAGAAGCTGTTCCTCAGCAGCTTCCCTGTTAGCTCCGCCCACAGCCAGcagcaggtgggggaggggcagctGGTGGAGACCCTGAAGGTCCTGCTGGAGCCGCGaggcgaggaagaggagaggctGAGCAGCAG gtCGGCGCGCGGCGGCGGCGTCTGGACGCAGCTTCAGGACGTCCATGAGGCTCTGGGCCTGCGGTACCAGTGGGGGGGTTCCCATGGCAACAAggttctgctctgctgcctCGGCATCGACACCAGGAACATC CTGTTCACGGGTCAGAAGAAGCAGCCGGTCATCGTGCCGATGTACGCGGCTGGCCTG GGGATGCTGGAGCCGACCAAGGAGCCGCTGAAGCCCGTCTCTGCTGCCGAGATGATCGCCTCCATCGCCCTGATGCCGCCCGCCGTCGCAGAGAAGAGCTCCATCCAGCCCGACACGGTGCAG CAGGAGGCGCTCCCCCCGGTCCAGTTCGACTGGAGCAGCAGCGGCCTCACCAACCCTCTGGACG CCAGCGGAGGCTCGGCTCTGTTGAACCTGGATTTCTTTGGTCCGGTGGAGGATTCAGGCTCCAGCAGCTCAGCCTCCATCccag GTGTGGACCCGGAGCTGTTCGAGCTCACCACCGCCAAGCTGGACCCGAGCGGCGCCAGCAGCCGCGTTGCCGACGCCTTCGCTCGCCTCATGTCCACCATGGAGAAGACCAGCACGTCCACTCG GAAGCCCAGGAGGGAGGAGAACCTGAGCGACGAGGCGTCCAAGGTGATCGCGGCGCTGCCGGACCTGTCCTTCATGCAGGCCAAGGTTCTGATGTTCCCCGCCACGCTGACGCCGCTCTGCTCACACGCCACGCCCGACTGA
- the aftpha gene encoding aftiphilin a isoform X2, with protein sequence MEPDVIRMYSSSPPPMEDGAEEEDDEFGDFGTFSGVPSSVSFSELDTPTSFDQNQALTATSPPDLHNGSGVLGFFHPPFGEPNKANGRLAVRPSERTDARKTASFSQDVSVDCNGEDAEVLTNGFVTFDLQGSPSSQDSVSSHARGPSTEGGDGVPVQEDGVQKDGFADFAAFSDSEETQSQRDREGPPGTSICPQDREGPPGTSVCSQDREGPPGTSVQPRDLDSPAETSVCPQNGERGAEDAVRDIHRAEAPPGSCNMDRGPDCPLGDACLSVCTTGRLSPNGTEDEDESREAGDERSSETSLGRLLSTDGLEDLGDISTTGSSPPPPGDAATPAGDDFGDFGDATSFGAQGFSDFEQNRPDGPEPPEPVGSESEDDFGDFNSPKVLGGQRDGDGDGDGGTFADFPSSESFGNFSSVKDGEDDSGWSAFSEQNQNQNQEDGESWAAFSSEPSGKEDRDEEREDAGRTVPLPGALSGRLEKLFLSSFPVSSAHSQQQVGEGQLVETLKVLLEPRGEEEERLSSRSARGGGVWTQLQDVHEALGLRYQWGGSHGNKVLLCCLGIDTRNILFTGQKKQPVIVPMYAAGLGMLEPTKEPLKPVSAAEMIASIALMPPAVAEKSSIQPDTVQEALPPVQFDWSSSGLTNPLDASGGSALLNLDFFGPVEDSGSSSSASIPGVDPELFELTTAKLDPSGASSRVADAFARLMSTMEKTSTSTRKPRREENLSDEASKVIAALPDLSFMQAKVLMFPATLTPLCSHATPD encoded by the exons ATGGAGCCAGACGTGATCCGGATGTACTCTTCATCGCCGCCACCGATGGAGGACGGCGCAGAGGAAGAGGACGATGAGTTTGGGGACTTTGGGACGTTCTCCGGCGTCCCCAGCAGCGTCAGCTTCTCCGAGTTGGACACGCCGACGTCCTTTGACCAGAATCAGGCGCTGACCGCCACCTCGCCGCCCGACCTTCACAACGGCAGCGGGGTGCTGGGCTTTTTCCACCCCCCCTTTGGCGAGCCGAACAAGGCCAACGGCCGCCTGGCGGTCCGTCCCTCAGAGCGGACGGACGCCAGGAAGACGGCGTCCTTCTCGCAGGATGTCTCTGTTGATTGCAACGGTGAAGATGCAGAGGTCCTGACCAACGGgtttgtgacctttgaccttcaggGAAGCCCCTCCTCACAAGACTCTGTCTCGTCTCATGCCAGAGGACCATCCACGGAGGGCGGGGACGGCGTCCCGGTCCAAGAGGACGGCGTCCAAAAGGACGGGTTTGCAGactttgctgctttttctgACTCTGAAGAGACGCAGAGTCAGAGGGACAGGGAGGGCCCACCGGGGACATCCATCTGTCCCCAGGACAGGGAGGGCCCACCGGGGACATCCGTCTGTTCCCAGGACAGGGAGGGCCCACCAGGGACATCCGTCCAACCCAGAGACCTGGACAGTCCAGCGGAGACATCCGTCTGTCCCCAAAACGGTGAGCGGGGAGCAGAGGACGCAGTGAGGGACATCCACCGGGCCGAGGCCCCCCCCGGCTCCTGTAACATGGACCGGGGCCCGGACTGTCCCCTGGGGGACGCGTGTCTCTCTGTTTGCACTACGGGGCGTCTGTCCCCGAACGGGACCGAGGACGAGGACGAGTCCCGGGAGGCAGGGGATGAGCGTAGCTCGGAGACGTCTCTGGGCCGGCTGCTGTCCACGGACGGCCTGGAGGACCTGGGGGACATCAGCACCACGGGGTCGTCCCCGCCGCCGCCAGGGGACGCCGCCACGCCCGCCGGGGACGACTTTGGAGACTTTGGGGACGCCACGTCCTTCGGCGCTCAGGGCTTTTCTGACTTTGAGCAGAACCGACCGGACGGTCCGGAACCTCCAGAACCTGTTGGGTCCGAGTCAGAGGACGACTTCGGGGACTTCAACTCCCCTAAGGTCCTCGGCGGACAGCGGGACGGAGACGGGGACGGGGACGGGGGGACGTTTGCCGACTTTCCCAGCAGTGAGAGTTTCGGGAACTTTAGCTCAGTGAAAGACGGTGAGGACGACTCGGGCTGGAGCGCCTTCAgcgagcagaaccagaaccagaaccaggaggatgGAGAATCCTGGGCGGCGTTCAGCTCAGAGCCGAGCGGCAAGGAGGACCGGGACGAAGAAAGAGAGGACGCCGGGAGGACGGTGCCGCTGCCG ggggcgctgtcCGGCCGTCTGGAGAAGCTGTTCCTCAGCAGCTTCCCTGTTAGCTCCGCCCACAGCCAGcagcaggtgggggaggggcagctGGTGGAGACCCTGAAGGTCCTGCTGGAGCCGCGaggcgaggaagaggagaggctGAGCAGCAG gtCGGCGCGCGGCGGCGGCGTCTGGACGCAGCTTCAGGACGTCCATGAGGCTCTGGGCCTGCGGTACCAGTGGGGGGGTTCCCATGGCAACAAggttctgctctgctgcctCGGCATCGACACCAGGAACATC CTGTTCACGGGTCAGAAGAAGCAGCCGGTCATCGTGCCGATGTACGCGGCTGGCCTG GGGATGCTGGAGCCGACCAAGGAGCCGCTGAAGCCCGTCTCTGCTGCCGAGATGATCGCCTCCATCGCCCTGATGCCGCCCGCCGTCGCAGAGAAGAGCTCCATCCAGCCCGACACGGTGCAG GAGGCGCTCCCCCCGGTCCAGTTCGACTGGAGCAGCAGCGGCCTCACCAACCCTCTGGACG CCAGCGGAGGCTCGGCTCTGTTGAACCTGGATTTCTTTGGTCCGGTGGAGGATTCAGGCTCCAGCAGCTCAGCCTCCATCccag GTGTGGACCCGGAGCTGTTCGAGCTCACCACCGCCAAGCTGGACCCGAGCGGCGCCAGCAGCCGCGTTGCCGACGCCTTCGCTCGCCTCATGTCCACCATGGAGAAGACCAGCACGTCCACTCG GAAGCCCAGGAGGGAGGAGAACCTGAGCGACGAGGCGTCCAAGGTGATCGCGGCGCTGCCGGACCTGTCCTTCATGCAGGCCAAGGTTCTGATGTTCCCCGCCACGCTGACGCCGCTCTGCTCACACGCCACGCCCGACTGA